The sequence CTTGCCACCCTCCGCTCTTCGCGTCCCTTCGCGTCATAAAGATCGGCTTAAAGCTGATTAAGCCCGTCAGACCTGACGCGTTATGAGAGTTTCATATTTCACATTTGTCTGAAAATGAAGTAGGCTCACGTCATGCCAGTGTGTTCACCACACGGCAGCAGACAAGACATCGACCGCCGTTTTGCGGCGTCTGAAGAGAGCTGATCGTGTTCTTACTATATCCGAACCTTACACGCATGGGGTGCGTCGGGCACCGGCGGGGGCGAGTTTGAAGAAATCCATTTCCAACCGGGATGTGGAGCGAATCGCCCACCACGCCGGATTGACGACCGAACAGGTGCGCGCCGCGCTCGCCATGCGGGGCGACATGTTCCCGGAGGTGCAGGAGCGGGTGGCGGCGAGTGCGAGCGAGCTGCGCTACACGATCACGGTGCGTGACCGGGTGGCGATGGCGGCCGGAACGTCGGTGGCGACGGTGAACCGCGCGTATCGCCCCGAGGCCCGGCACCTCGTCCGCCCCGAGGTCTTGCAGGCCATCGAGCGGGAAGCTTCCCGGATGGGCTACACCCCCGATCCGGTGGCGCAGGCCCGGCGCACGCAGCAAAGCACCATCGTGGCGATCTGTCCCGAGATGACGCACCTGTCGAGCCCTTACCACGCGGCCCTCATCCGCGCACTTACGGAGGTCGTGACCGAGCGGGGGCTGTACCCGGTGATCACACCCATCCCGCAAGACCGCCTGCTCCCCGACATCGCGCAGTCGAGCATCACCAGCCTGGTGGTGTTGTGGGAGGGCAACCGCACGGATCAGCAGGCGGCGGCCCTGCGTGCGGCGGGGCGGCAGGCCGTGCTGATCGGGCATCACGAGAGGTTGCCCAGCGTGGCTCCCGATTGGACGGAAGCCTATGAGCGTCTGACCCACCGCGCCCTGGAGCAGGGTTACGATGTGCTGCACCTGGGGTACTACAGTGAACAGCGCTGGGCGGCGGGTGCCCGCCTGGAGGGCATGGCCCGTGCCCTGGCGAGCAGCCGTCATCAGCCCCGCTTGCGGCTGTGGCTGCACCCCGACCTCGACCTTGCGCGGGCGGTCGAAGCCCTGCACGGCCAGGACATGTGCGCCGCCGCCACACTGCTCACCGTTTTGGCCCAAACGCCGGGCGCCCTGGAGCGCCGCCCCCGGCTGGGGCTGGAAGGCATCATTCAGGAGCTGACAGAGGAGTTGCGCTGCCTTCAGAAGGGCGACAGTCAGCGCGTCGCGTTGCTCGGTTACTCGGACATGACGATCCGGCAACTCATGTGGCAGCTCGCGGTGGACGGCTCGGGGCCGCGACTGGGCGATCACCTCGGGCTGGCAGGGCACGACAACCTCGAACCGATCATGCGCTACCTCAACCCGGTGCTCACGACCATCGCCTACGACTTCAGCGACTTCGCCGGGCAACTCATCGACCAGATGGATCCGGAGAACGAGGGCGGGTTCACCGGCCTGCCCACCGAACTGATCCTGCGCGAGTCGCTCTGATTTAAGTGACAACTCTCCGGCCCTCGCCCAGAACGTTTTTTCCTTAGATCTCCGTAATCCCTTGTACGTTTTGATGCTATAAGCCGACGTCACTTAGAGTGTGTCTAAAAAGTGTCGAATGACCAGCCAGCGGGCCAGAATTTAGCCCGCTATAGTTGATAAAGCGACAGCGTTACACCAGTAACTTGACCTACAAGCGATTTGGACGGTTTGAACTCCTCTTGCCCGCTGGAAAGTCGGGGGGCAGACCCCGGACGGTGGAGTGTATGTGGTCGTCTGTGCCATGCTGGGTATCCTCCAAAACGGCTGCACCTGACGCAACTTTCCTTACGATGTTCCAGCCTGGCAGACGGGCAACGAAGCCTTCCGGCAGTTTCAACGGGACGGCACCTGGGAAGCGGTAAACCGCTGCCTCCTGCAACGAACACGTCGCAAAGCGGGTCGAAATCCCAAACCGTCCGCTATACCCCACAAGCTGGCATTCGTGAGGTGAACGCTTACAGAAAGACCAACGGACGCAAACGGCACCTCGTCGTGGACACGCTGGACCTGCGCTGGTCGTCTTCTGACGGCAAGCCGCGTCCAAGACTGAACGGCTGCCCCCATCCTACTGGGCATACGCTCCAAGCGCATCCATCGGTTCAAACTTTTCTGGTCGAATGGATGTGATTAGGGTGCATTGGTGTCGTTGGCTAAGCAGGTGCTGGCTCAGGTAGTCGCATCGTCACGCCGCTGGGTCGTGGAACGTTCTCTGGTTTGTTTAACCCGTTCACGTCGTCCGACGCGTGCCAATTAGTATTGGCAGAGATCACAGGATGTTTGGTTCTACCTTGACAACACCCGTCTCATGTCACACCGCTTTAAACCTGCTGCTTACGCTTTTTCAAACACTCTCAGAAAATTTCAAGGTTGGTGTGCAGGGTCACTGGGAGCATGGTCGTCAGGGTGGCGCGGAAAGAGGGGCTGGCCTGCTTGACCCCGTAGCGTGGAGAATACCAGCCGAGCGTGGAAGTACTGGAGGCGAGGTCGTGTTCGCCCTGACCCCAGCGTACCTGCCAACGGGCGTCGAAGCGCACCCGCAGGGCGCCACCCCGCCAAGTAACCCACCAGCTGTGGGAGGCCTCCGACCTTATCTCACAGTCAGGATGCAGGTGCAGGTGCAGGCGCAAATGGTGGCGTCCCTCGCCCTCGATGCGGTCGGTAATGCTCAGTAAGTGGCCTTGCAGTTCGAACTCACGCTGGTGGACCGGGGTGCCCGGCAAGCGCTCGTATCCGTCGTGCGAGGCGACAAGGCGTCCTCCGTCCTCACGGGGCTCCCACAGGTGGGGGGTAACCGCGGCCTCGCGGGACCATCGGCAGGGACCCATCTGGGCTCTCTGGTCTTGCAGATCGACCTCTATGGTGTTGTGTGCCGCCGTGGAGCGGAAGTACTGTCGCCACTCGGAGTCGGCTCTGGATGTGGCGGTGCCGGGGTCGACCACTACCTCCTGAGTGCCCACCGAGAGGGTGAACCCCAGCGCGTCGGCATGACCCCGCTCAGCCGGCGTCAGGTTCCCGAGGGGTCCAGCATCGGCCAAGACGCGCACCGGGCGCTCGGTCCCCGCCCCCGATGTCAGCACGTACAGACCCGCGTCGGGGTAAGCGAAGCTGCCGCCGTGGAGTCCAGGCCCACAGCGCAGGGGCACCCGCCCGTCCCCGAGTAAAAGCGTGGCCCCCAGGTGCCCGCCCGGTGGCTCCTCCACCGGTACGCCGAGCCAGTCGCGGCCCACCCGCAGGAGCCAGTCCTCCCGAGAGGTGGACCGGGGCTCCACTTGCACGGTCAGCCCGTCGTCTATATCACCATAACGGGGCAGCCTGCCTCCCTCGCCACGCAAACGGCCGACCACCGCGACGGCCCGCGCTACCCGGGCCAGATAGGCCGGGTCGAAGGCGTCGCCGCAACGTTCCCCCAGCAGAGCTGGAAGCAAGATCAGCTCGGTGGCCCACAGGTGGTGCCCGAAGCTCAGCTCACGGTTCACCCCGCTCTCAAGGAATTGTAGGGTCGCCTCCCGCGCCAGGGCGACTTTCGCCTCACGCCGCCACCGGGCAGATTCTTCGAAGAACGGCCAGGTCACGCTCGCCACGTACTGACCTGCCAGCGCGGCGAGGGTATCGCCCCCAGCGGGCGCGGCGCCCTCCCCGACGAACACCTGATGTCGGTACACACTCGGCCACAGCGGCGAGTCGGGCCCGAACCACGTGGGCCACTCCGAATGGGGCCTCAGGAGTTCGTAGCACCACGCCCAGGCCATTAGACGCACACCCGCCTCCGAGCGGCTCGCCCAATTCACGCCCCGGCCCGGTGGATTTTCCAGAATCCAGTCGGCGATACGGGCCGCCGCACCCGCCGCATAGCGGTGCTCGCCGGTCAGGGCATAGGCGATGGCAAGAACCGTTGTGTGGTGGTGACGGCTCTTTTCCCAGATCGTCCTCACGTCCCCCACAGCCGCCGGTTCGGGAGAGTTTGGGGCAAACTTGGGAGAGTCGGGGTCGGTGCGGCGGCCCGTGACCTCGCAGAAGTGCCAGTCAGTCACACCGCCTGCGGTGGGGTCGGAGGCCGCGTCCGCGAAGACGAAGAAGCGCCAGCGCCCCTGCAAGACCTCATCTGCCTCACGCAGCAGGGCGGCGCGGGTCGCCTCGTCCACCACCCGGCGCAGGCGCGGTGGGCTGAGCGGCAAGCCGTAAAAATGTTGACCGCGCGGGCGGTCGAGTACGGCACGCTCAGCCCACCGCAGCCCCCCATGACGTCCGTGCCCCTCCGCGTACCCCCTCCCCACTTGCCACATCCTCCCCTCCAGGGTCATGTCCCACCCGCGCCCCAAATGTCGAAGCCCCGGACGCTCGCCCACCCCCACCCCCCGCACCACCTTCTCGGTCCTAACCGGGGGAGAGCCGGGAGCACCAGGGCTGTCCTCACGCCACCACCGCCCGCGAGTGCACGGCCTGTAACCACAGTTCCAGGCACACGGCCGTCCAGGCGAGCTTGGCGCTGCCCGTCTGCGCCAGGGCCGCTGGCGCAAGCAGGGCTTCGAGTTCGGCCCCCGACATCCAGGTTCGCAGACGTGCCCCGGGTGAGAGCAGCAGGTCGCGCGACATGCTCCTGAGCCCCGGGTCGCCCGCCAGCCACTCACCCAGCGGCAGCCGAAAGCCGCTCTTGGGCCGTTCGAGCACGGCCCTGGGCAGCCGGTCGCCGAAGGCCTGGCGCAGCGGCATCTTGCCCCGTAGGCGGTGAATCTTGACCTGGCGCGGTAGCGCCACCGCCCAGGGAGTCAGCCGCATGTCGAGGAGAGGCACCCGCTGCTCGATAGAGGCCTGCATGGTCGTATAGTCGCCCCGGTGTAGCAAGTTGTTGGGCAACCACGACTCCAGGTCGAGCACCTGCATCCGCTGGAGATCAGACCAGCCCTGTGGGTAACCGATCAGGCGCTCTTCCACCCAATGCAGGGCGCGGTCGGGCCGCGCCCCGGCCCCGATCAGGGACCCCACAAGCGCGGGCGATGCGTCGTCGTTGGCGAACCAACGCATCCAGCGCGCGGCGCGGCTGGGCTCGCTTAGGGCGTCGGCGGCGATTCCCAGCTTGCCCCGGCGCCCCAGCCAGCGGCTCCCCAGACGCATCGCCGGGCCCAAGGGTCGCGCCAAGTTGTCTACCGCGTACTTCGGGTAGCCGCCGAAGGACTCGTCGCCGCCCTCGCCGGAAAGAACCACCTTCACGTCCTCGGCCGCGCGCAGCGAGAGCTTGAGCAACGCGATGTCCGCGTGATCCGCGAAAGGCCCGTTGAGCGAGCCTGAAAGCCTCGGCGCCAACGCCACGAAATCCGCTGGGCCTACCGTAACGGGGTGCAGCCGCGCCCCAATGTGCTCGGCGACCATCCGGGCGTACGGCAGCTCGCTCGTCTCCGAAGACGCCCCCTCAAAGCCCACCGAATAGGCATTCAGGGGCCCGCCACCGCGCGACGCCAGAGCCTGGGCGACCACGCTGGAATCTAGCCCCCCGCTCAGGAAGCACCCCAGCGGCACGTCGGCGAGGGTGTGGTGCTCGACCGAGTCCATCACCCGCTCGCGGACTTCCTCAGGCGTTACATTCCGCTCTCCCTCCAGGCGGCAGCGCTCGACCTCCTCGGTCACGCTGGCGAAGCGCACGTAGATCACTGCGTTCGCCTGCGGGGCCACCACGAGCGCGGTACCGGGCTCGACTCTTTTGACGTGCTCATAGAGGGTATTGAGGCCCGACGGATGGCGGGAGGCGAGGGTTTCCAAGACCGAGGTGAGGTCGAGATCGGTGGACACGCCCGAGAGGTCGAGCAGGGCACCGACCTCCGAGGCGAAGAACACCGAGCCGTCGCGGCCCCGGGTCCAGAAGAGGGGCTTGATCCCGAAGGGGTCACGCGCGATGACGGTGTTGCCGTCGCGGCGGTCGTGCAGGGCGAGGGCGTACATGCCGCGCAGCCGCGCGAAGCCCGCCACTCCCCAGGCGAGATACGTCGCGAGGATGACCTCCGTGTCCGAGCGAGTGGCGAACTCGTGCCCGCGCGCCTCCAGTTCGCGGCGCAGCTCGAGGTGATTGTAGATCTCGCCGTTGAAGACGACCGTCGTGAGCCCGTGCACATCACTCATGGGCTGCCCGCCGCTCGACAGATCGATGATGCTCAACCGCGTGTGGCCCAGATGGGCGCTTCCTGCGTGCGCGCTGGTCTGCGCGTCCGGCCCCCGGTGACACAGGGTCGCCAGCCCGAGCGTCTCCGTAGCCGAAGGCCTCCTGCGCACACTCCCGATGATTCCACACATACCTCTTACCCTCCATACCGGGCCTGCCGCCCATTCGCTCGTTCGGTTCCTCGGCGCGACGCGCCCTCCGCCTGCTCGACCGGGCACGCTCCTCCCACACGCCCGTCTGTCTCCTAGCTTGGGAGATCCATCAGTGCGCTCCTTTGCGGGCGAGAACCACGCGGACGGTCGCCGCGAGGAGCGTGAGGTCGAGCCAGGGGCTCCAGCGCCGCACGTACTGGAGGTCTATCTGCACCCGGCCCTGAAAGCTCGTGCCGCTGCGGCCCGAGACCTGCCACCACCCGGTCATGCCGGGGCGGCAGCTCAGGATCACGTCGGCGTGGGTGCCGATCTTGGGCCGCTCGCGCGGCAGGTAGGGCCTGGGGCCGACGAGGCTCATCTCGCCCCGGAGGACGTTGAGAAGCTGCGGCAGCTCGTCGAGGCTGGTGCGGCGCAGGAAGCGGCCCACCCGGGTCACGCGCGGGTCGTCCCGGAGCTTGTGGTAGGTGTCGTAGTAAGCCCGCGCCTCGGGGTCCTGGTCGAGCAGTTCGGCGAGCCGCTCCTCGGCGTTCTCGTGCATACTGCGGAACTTCCAGCAGCGGAAGGAGCCCCCCCGCCACCCCAGACGCGGCGCCCCGTACAGCACCGGGCCGCGCGAGTCGAGCGCCACCGCGAGCCCTACGAGCAGCAGCAGCGGCGTCAGCACCGGGAAGAGCAGGGCCACTACCAGCAGGTCGAAGACCCTCTTCTGCCGCAGGTCGCCGGGCTCCAGGTGCCTCCGCCGGGCCTCCAGCACGCTGAAATTGCCCAAGTGGTGAGAGCCCGCCCAGCGGCTGTCCGAGGCGGGCTGGCTCACCATCACCAGAACCCGGCGAAAGAGTACCAGAGGCCCATCGAGCAACCGGTCACGTACCGCGTACGGGATATTGGGCACCGCCAGGATGGCGACATTCGCCTGGCCGTGCGCAACCGGGTGGTAACCCAAGCTCCAGTCGCTTTTCAGCGTCTGTGTCAGCAGGGCGGCGGCCTCGCCGTGCCCGATCACGGCCACGTCCACCCCCCAAACCCCTACGCGGCGCAGCAGCCAGCGCGCTCCAATGCGGGCGAGGAGGGCGGCGGGAATACCCAACCCCAGCCCCAGGACAAGCAGCAACGCCGCACCCACGCCCAACCCTTCGGCGAGCGCGGCGCCCAGGAGGGTCGGGAAGGCCGCCACCGCTGGGATCACCGTGCGCCGCAGCCGCTCGCTGGCATCCAGGCCGTACCCGGGGTAGCTGCGGATGAGCGTCGCCACCGTAAGCCAGGTCGCCGTGAAACCGAGCTGCCAGGGTAAGCGGCCGATGTGGGTGACCGTGAAGTGAAGCACCAGCCCAGACGTGAACCAGACGGCCAGCGCCTCGGCCGCTGCGAGCATCACCCCATTCATGAGCGCTCGCCGGTCGAGGTCCCCGGTGGTGGGAACCTGCACCCGGACGTCGGGCGACTCGCCGGACGGGGCGGCGCCCGGCAGCGGAGCGGTGGTCGGGGCTTGGGGCTCCCCCGTCCGCAAGAGTTCCTCCGAGATGACCGAATGCGTCACGCGCGTTTCCCCCTGAAGCTGTGGCCGGTTGGTCTGTCAGCGTCCCCGCCAGATCGGTGTGCGGGACCTGCCCTGTGCCTACTTCCGAAGGTAGGCGTTTTTCAGGATGAACAACGGACGCTCAGGCCGCCGCGATCACCAAGACCCGAAGCACCTCACCCACGCGCCCTGCTTCCTGGAACACCCGAAGGTTGCACCTCTCTGCACGGCCTCAGCACGAAGCCGGATGACCAGCTCCTCTGTCTCCAGCCCTTGGGTGAGGCCTCTCACTTTCTGTTTGGTTTTCTCACATAGCTGCTGTTTATAGTCGGCCCCGTCTGTACCCTTGTGGACGTCGAATGTCGGCTGACTTTTCCATCGCAAATCACGAATGAAAATCGGGCAAAGGAGCTCTCCCAGCTAGAACTCGAGGTAGGCAAAGCAAAATCTAGTAATCACTCCTCTTTTTATTTATATCGGGCTCCTACCAGGCATTAGGGTGGTAGGAGCAGACAGTTATTTCCTGTACTTGTAGGAAGCTCTTAGAGATATTGTGTAGTGCGAAATTTTTCATGTTAATCCAATTAAGATTGAAGTAAGGTTCACGACGTGATAAATCAGTCTTCTGTAAGCTTCCACCCATCCTTCGCTCTTCTCGTTACCGCCGCGCTGCTGGTGGGTTGTGGAACCTCGCGGCCGGAGAGCACGGCGGGAGGGGGGGCAGCGTCCATGCAATTGGAGGCGGAGCGTGCCACCACCGTTTCGCTGCCCGCAGGCGAGGTCCAGGCGCTGACGGTGGTCGATCCAGGGGCACCGAGTGGGGGGCACGTGGTCAGCGACGCTGCCGCCAGCGGGGGGCAAGCGGTCGAACTGCTCAGCAATGGCAATTCGGTACGCTTCTCGGTGCCCGCAGGGTTGGCGGCGGGAAGCTTCACGGTTCGGGTGCAGGGCCGGGGCGACCTCTATCAGGGCAATCCCATCGTGAGCTTGCGGGTGAACGGCACGGAGAAGGGCCGGGTCGAACTCAATCAAGCGACCTACAGTGCTTTCACGGTGGGGAACTTCGATCTGAAGTCGGGCGACACCCTCGACGTGATCTTCGTGAACGACGCCTACGGCGGCGGCCTCAACGACCGCAACGCGATTATCGACTACCTGATCATCGACCCGACAGGCACGACCACGGCGGCTCCGACCCCTCCCACCACTCCGAGTACCCCGAGTCCGACGCCAGTCGCCATCCCGGGGAACGCGGTGGACGTGAAGAGCTTCGGGGCCCGGGGCGACGGCCAGACCGACGACACGGAGGCTTTGCGGCGGGCAGCGGAGTCGGGCAAGAGTCTTTTCTTCCCTTCCGGGACGTACCGGGTGCGGCGCGTGATCTCGTTCAAGGGGCTCAACGGGCAGACCATCAGCGGCCAGAACGCGACCCTCCAGACCGACGGGAGCTTCATCCGCGACGGGGACAACGCGGTGCTTTTCATCAAGAACAGCACGGGCGTAACCGTGCAGGGCCTGAAGATCATTGGCAACCGCACGAACTCGACCTCCCCGTCCGTGGACATCGAGGGGGTACGGGTGGCGAACAGCACGAACGTGACGCTGCGGGCGCTGGGCGTGACCCGTGCCCCCACGAACGGCATCAGCGTATTCGACTCCTCGGGCACGGTAATCGAGAACAGCTCGGTGTCAGACAGCACCCGGCACGGCATCTGGGTGTACCGCAGCCAGAACACCCGGCTGAGCGGCAACACGATCACCGGGAACGGACAGCCCAACTCGAACACCGTCGGCGGCATCGGCATTCTCGCCACAGCGGGCAACGGCTTCACGGCCGAGAACAACGTGATCCGCAACATGAGCGACGACGGCACCAAGACGGAGGCCGTGAATAACGTCGTGTACCGGGGCAACACCGTCGACGTGTTCGGCCGGGACGGCATCAAGGTCATGCCTCACACGCCCTCCGGCGTGACCGAGGTACGTGACGTCGTGATCGAGAACAACACGATCTCGGGGTTCCGGGCCTGGGTGCCCTACAGTTCGAGCAACATCCTGGTGCACTCCACCCTGGGCGGGCGCGTGAGCGGCAACACCGTCAACGGCTCGGGCGGCACCGCCGACGACGAGGACGGCATCCGCATCAACGCCTATGGGTCCTACACCCGCTCGCGGGACATCGAGGTGCGGGACAATACGGTCCGCAACGTGAAAACGGGCGTGCAACTGACCTCGGACAACATCACTGTCTCGGGCAACCGCATCCAGGCGAACGGGTACGCGGTCTTGCTGCAAGGCGTCGGGCTGAACCTGACCAACAACCCCGAACTGCGGGGCGGGGCGGGCATCACGGTGCTGTACAACTACGGCGCCCAGGCCGACATGACCGGCAACTCGCTTTTCGGCAACGACCTCGCCATCTACGCTGCCAACAGCGGCAACCGGGGGCGCATCGCCGGAAACGTCTTCGCCTCGACCTACCGCAAGCAGGTGGCGGCGGGCTCAGGCGTCTCCTACACCCCCTGACCTCACCCCCACGGACCCGCGCGCCCTCACCCAGCGGTGGGGGCGCCGTCTTGACGCAATTCTGGGAATTGAAGCGCGTTGGGACGACGCTGGCGTTCCCCGTTCCCTGCGGAGGTATGCCAGTCCCAGCCTCTCGCGGTGCGTGCTGTCCCGGTCCCCCACAAGGGAGGACGCGCAGGGAAGCAAAAAGCGCGTCTCCACCGTGGGTTTGAGCAGTCCCGCTCGACCTTTAGGCACGCGCTTAGGCTTGCTCTCCTGCGGAGCCGTGCCCGTCCGCCCGGCCCTCGTCTGCGCCTCACGAGTTCGGATCAGAAGGCGTAGCGCACCCGGCACTCCGGCAGCTCGCGGGCCAGCAGCTCGGTGAAGCGGGCGACCGCCTTCCCCTTGAAGCCGTGGCGGTAGCGGACGTTCTCGCCGCCGTGTTCCGAGCGTTTGGTCTCCTGCCAGCCCGGGCGCCACAGCAGCCGCTCGGCTCCCGGGTGCCAGCCCAGGTTGACCTCGTGCAGGCCCGCATTGTGGGTCAGGAAGATTACCTCGGCGGCAAGTTGCGCGCGGGCCCGCTCCGAGAGGGAAGCCCGCACCTCGCGCAGCAGCTCCGCATAGTCGGCGGTCCAGCCCTCGTAGATCACGACGGGCGAGAAGTTGAGGTGGACCTCATACCCCGCCTCCACGAAGTCGTTGACGGCGGCGATGCGCTCGCGGATGGGCGAGGTCCGCACGTCGAGCACGCGGGCGATGGGACGCGGCATCAGCGAGAAACGCACCCGCGTCTTGCCCTGGGGGTCGTAGGTCAACAGGTCACGGTTCACGTACTTGGTGGCGAAGGACGCCCTCGCGTTCGGCAGCTCGCGGAAGAGCGCCACGAGGTCGCGCACGTTGTCCGAGAGCAGGGCGTCCACACTCAGGTCGCTGTTCTCGCCCACGTCGTAGACCCAGAGTTCGGGATCGACCTGGTTGGGTTCGGGCTTGGGCCCGAGCTTGGCGGCGTGGCGGCGCAGGGCACTCAACGTCTCCTCCACGTTCACGAACGTCGTGATGGGATTGGCAAAGCCCTTGCGGCGCGGGACGTAGCAGTACGCACAGCTCATGGCGCAGCCGTTGGCGAGCCCCGGCGCGATCCAGTCGGCGCTGCGCCCGTTGGCGCGGGTGGTGAAGGTCTTGCGCACGCCCAGGACGAGCACCTGCCGCTTGAGCCGCACCCAGTCGCGCACCAGCCCCGCATTGCCGTGCAGGCCGGGGATGTTCCAGTGGGAGGGCACCTCGGTGCGCCCCGCGTCCGGGAAGCGGGCCAGAATCTCGCGGCCCCGCGCGTACTCGGTGACCCGGGGCTCCAGGTAGATGTGGCGGATGTCGAGGAGCCGGGCGTTCATGCCTTCAGGAGACCACGGGCACGGACGGGCCGCCGTCCCCGATCACCCAGAGTGGAAGGGAGTCGGGAGGCCGTCTGCCCCGCCGCCTTTATCCGGCCTTGAAGGGTTGACGGCCCGGGCGGGCGCGGTGCAAGGTGGATCACCAGAGCCCGAGGCCGCCGTGGGTCGCGGCCCACGCAGGGGGCTCAGCCGCTGGAGAGCCGGGCGCCGGTCGGCCACTGGACGGGCAGGGGCAAGCGGACGGGTAGACGCCCCCCTGCCCCCCGCATGTGGCGGCCGCCCAGGGGGCCCGGCGCGGGGGCTCAGCCCACGTCGATCATGACCTTCATGCTCGTGCGTTTCTCGCGGTCGGCGAACTCGAAGGCCTCGGGCGTCTGCTCGAAGG is a genomic window of Deinococcus aestuarii containing:
- the asnB gene encoding asparagine synthase (glutamine-hydrolyzing), whose product is MCGIIGSVRRRPSATETLGLATLCHRGPDAQTSAHAGSAHLGHTRLSIIDLSSGGQPMSDVHGLTTVVFNGEIYNHLELRRELEARGHEFATRSDTEVILATYLAWGVAGFARLRGMYALALHDRRDGNTVIARDPFGIKPLFWTRGRDGSVFFASEVGALLDLSGVSTDLDLTSVLETLASRHPSGLNTLYEHVKRVEPGTALVVAPQANAVIYVRFASVTEEVERCRLEGERNVTPEEVRERVMDSVEHHTLADVPLGCFLSGGLDSSVVAQALASRGGGPLNAYSVGFEGASSETSELPYARMVAEHIGARLHPVTVGPADFVALAPRLSGSLNGPFADHADIALLKLSLRAAEDVKVVLSGEGGDESFGGYPKYAVDNLARPLGPAMRLGSRWLGRRGKLGIAADALSEPSRAARWMRWFANDDASPALVGSLIGAGARPDRALHWVEERLIGYPQGWSDLQRMQVLDLESWLPNNLLHRGDYTTMQASIEQRVPLLDMRLTPWAVALPRQVKIHRLRGKMPLRQAFGDRLPRAVLERPKSGFRLPLGEWLAGDPGLRSMSRDLLLSPGARLRTWMSGAELEALLAPAALAQTGSAKLAWTAVCLELWLQAVHSRAVVA
- a CDS encoding right-handed parallel beta-helix repeat-containing protein, with translation MQLEAERATTVSLPAGEVQALTVVDPGAPSGGHVVSDAAASGGQAVELLSNGNSVRFSVPAGLAAGSFTVRVQGRGDLYQGNPIVSLRVNGTEKGRVELNQATYSAFTVGNFDLKSGDTLDVIFVNDAYGGGLNDRNAIIDYLIIDPTGTTTAAPTPPTTPSTPSPTPVAIPGNAVDVKSFGARGDGQTDDTEALRRAAESGKSLFFPSGTYRVRRVISFKGLNGQTISGQNATLQTDGSFIRDGDNAVLFIKNSTGVTVQGLKIIGNRTNSTSPSVDIEGVRVANSTNVTLRALGVTRAPTNGISVFDSSGTVIENSSVSDSTRHGIWVYRSQNTRLSGNTITGNGQPNSNTVGGIGILATAGNGFTAENNVIRNMSDDGTKTEAVNNVVYRGNTVDVFGRDGIKVMPHTPSGVTEVRDVVIENNTISGFRAWVPYSSSNILVHSTLGGRVSGNTVNGSGGTADDEDGIRINAYGSYTRSRDIEVRDNTVRNVKTGVQLTSDNITVSGNRIQANGYAVLLQGVGLNLTNNPELRGGAGITVLYNYGAQADMTGNSLFGNDLAIYAANSGNRGRIAGNVFASTYRKQVAAGSGVSYTP
- a CDS encoding spore photoproduct lyase family protein, with the translated sequence MNARLLDIRHIYLEPRVTEYARGREILARFPDAGRTEVPSHWNIPGLHGNAGLVRDWVRLKRQVLVLGVRKTFTTRANGRSADWIAPGLANGCAMSCAYCYVPRRKGFANPITTFVNVEETLSALRRHAAKLGPKPEPNQVDPELWVYDVGENSDLSVDALLSDNVRDLVALFRELPNARASFATKYVNRDLLTYDPQGKTRVRFSLMPRPIARVLDVRTSPIRERIAAVNDFVEAGYEVHLNFSPVVIYEGWTADYAELLREVRASLSERARAQLAAEVIFLTHNAGLHEVNLGWHPGAERLLWRPGWQETKRSEHGGENVRYRHGFKGKAVARFTELLARELPECRVRYAF
- a CDS encoding heparinase II/III family protein, translated to MPLSPPRLRRVVDEATRAALLREADEVLQGRWRFFVFADAASDPTAGGVTDWHFCEVTGRRTDPDSPKFAPNSPEPAAVGDVRTIWEKSRHHHTTVLAIAYALTGEHRYAAGAAARIADWILENPPGRGVNWASRSEAGVRLMAWAWCYELLRPHSEWPTWFGPDSPLWPSVYRHQVFVGEGAAPAGGDTLAALAGQYVASVTWPFFEESARWRREAKVALAREATLQFLESGVNRELSFGHHLWATELILLPALLGERCGDAFDPAYLARVARAVAVVGRLRGEGGRLPRYGDIDDGLTVQVEPRSTSREDWLLRVGRDWLGVPVEEPPGGHLGATLLLGDGRVPLRCGPGLHGGSFAYPDAGLYVLTSGAGTERPVRVLADAGPLGNLTPAERGHADALGFTLSVGTQEVVVDPGTATSRADSEWRQYFRSTAAHNTIEVDLQDQRAQMGPCRWSREAAVTPHLWEPREDGGRLVASHDGYERLPGTPVHQREFELQGHLLSITDRIEGEGRHHLRLHLHLHPDCEIRSEASHSWWVTWRGGALRVRFDARWQVRWGQGEHDLASSTSTLGWYSPRYGVKQASPSFRATLTTMLPVTLHTNLEIF
- a CDS encoding sugar transferase, with translation MTHSVISEELLRTGEPQAPTTAPLPGAAPSGESPDVRVQVPTTGDLDRRALMNGVMLAAAEALAVWFTSGLVLHFTVTHIGRLPWQLGFTATWLTVATLIRSYPGYGLDASERLRRTVIPAVAAFPTLLGAALAEGLGVGAALLLVLGLGLGIPAALLARIGARWLLRRVGVWGVDVAVIGHGEAAALLTQTLKSDWSLGYHPVAHGQANVAILAVPNIPYAVRDRLLDGPLVLFRRVLVMVSQPASDSRWAGSHHLGNFSVLEARRRHLEPGDLRQKRVFDLLVVALLFPVLTPLLLLVGLAVALDSRGPVLYGAPRLGWRGGSFRCWKFRSMHENAEERLAELLDQDPEARAYYDTYHKLRDDPRVTRVGRFLRRTSLDELPQLLNVLRGEMSLVGPRPYLPRERPKIGTHADVILSCRPGMTGWWQVSGRSGTSFQGRVQIDLQYVRRWSPWLDLTLLAATVRVVLARKGAH
- a CDS encoding LacI family DNA-binding transcriptional regulator, with product MKKSISNRDVERIAHHAGLTTEQVRAALAMRGDMFPEVQERVAASASELRYTITVRDRVAMAAGTSVATVNRAYRPEARHLVRPEVLQAIEREASRMGYTPDPVAQARRTQQSTIVAICPEMTHLSSPYHAALIRALTEVVTERGLYPVITPIPQDRLLPDIAQSSITSLVVLWEGNRTDQQAAALRAAGRQAVLIGHHERLPSVAPDWTEAYERLTHRALEQGYDVLHLGYYSEQRWAAGARLEGMARALASSRHQPRLRLWLHPDLDLARAVEALHGQDMCAAATLLTVLAQTPGALERRPRLGLEGIIQELTEELRCLQKGDSQRVALLGYSDMTIRQLMWQLAVDGSGPRLGDHLGLAGHDNLEPIMRYLNPVLTTIAYDFSDFAGQLIDQMDPENEGGFTGLPTELILRESL